AAGCACACAAGTACACCAGCCATTAAGCTGCACATCTGTATCTTCTATAAAGGTTGCCCCCAGGGATGTAGATTTGCAGTGTGGTGAACCCTAAATAGTAAACAACATGGGCTGTGTCAGGCGTCCCAGAAAAGCCATTGTGAATGACAACCCTGTGGTAAGCAACATTGACCTGACTATTGACCTTTGGTGATCAAAGGACAGCTATTGGCAACAGCTCTAAGTTCTGCACTCTGCACAATGAGGCAGTGTCATTGTGAACACACATCAGATACTTAAGACTTGCCAACCATAGCACTGACTGATGGCCAAGCTGTATGTAAGCAGTATACTGTGTGCCAGTGTAGCAGCAGTTACAGACATCAAAGTGCTTATGACATTGGAAAGCCTGGCCCTCTCCCCAACTGCTATGGCTGTCATGGCTTAGGCCAAGCAGCTTTCTTGAAACCTGTGAGATCTAGAAtctgcagttgcctggcaacactGCAGCTCTTCCTACAGCTGAATTAGAGATTCAAAGAAAAAGGACAAAAGCAGCATCACCCCTTGGAAAACTGCATATTTGAAAGTTCTTAACGTTAACTTTTCTTCCATCTCACTCTTTAAATCCCAGACACCTATATGGAAACAGCAGCCATACCAAATAAGAAAGCCATGTGCCCAAGTGGCATAGATGGGCCAGACTGCAGGGAGAAATTTCATCAAGCACGGAACGAGAAGCTGCATCCCATCTTGTCTCCTCAAGGGCCACAGTATCAGCCAGCCATTAGTACTCCAATCCAGGGGGAGTGGACAAGAGATAATCCACCATCACACTTAATCCAGAGGGCTTCCATGCAGCCCAGTGAAAATGCCATTTACCTCCTGACAGTTGGGCCTGCTTCTCAGGAGCACCTGTACTCAAGCCCTGCTAATTTATTGACAACTGGGCACTGGTCCCAGCAGCTGCCTACAGCACCTAGTGAAAGAGAACTGGACTTTTTCAACAAAGAACTGGCTAGTAGCCTCCCaaatttggaaatgaatgctgaagaGGAACTGCTTCAGATCTGTGCTTCAGATCTGCTGCTGGAGTGCCCGGTGAGGAAGAGGCCAAGATTGCTACCACCAAACAGGAAGATGCATGTGGAAGTGTGGAAGAAACAGACATCACCCCCAGTGCAGGAAAGTGCAAGAAGCCCTGTCCCTCTGGAATACAGTCACCTAGTGGACACCATGCCAGTGACCAATCCTGCTGACCTTTCTACAGTGGAATCTTTCTATCGCAGAGTCACTTCCAGAGCTAGACAGGTTAACCCACCGGAAGCATGCTTATCACCTGCCTGGGGTGTGGATGTTAGAAGAACAGACAAGAAGAGGCAAAAACAGCATCAACAGCTGAGCATGAAGAGAATTGCTTCCTCACCAGATTTCAAGGAGAAAACCAAATGGTCCATGAACATCTCTGAGGATGGCAATCTCCCACCAAAGAAGAGGTATACCAAAGGCTGCCTCTAGGACACTTGCTGAGATATTCCTAGCGTGTACTAGGACTGGCCATTACccagttggtttttttaaaaaaaataaaaatggaacacTTCCCCAGCTTTATATGTATATTGCCATCATACCTGCAGCAGTGAATGTAATATACTATTTTTGTATCTTTGAAAtaaagtctttttaaaattttaagcaGAGAATGGTCTATACGCATTGCTTAGCAACTTCAAAATACAGTATATTTCTTATTTCCTTCACCACCTCCCAAAACAGAAGCTTTAAAGTAGGTAAAATCCCCTCATCTCTTGCACATgcctactgaaataaatgggagactagcaaTTGCACAGCTCCCATTCTTCCCAGTGGAGTTTAGTGAATATTCTTGTTGCCCTAGTTTTCAGCCCCTTGACAGAGTTCAGGAAGCACATTTTACTGTCCTGAAAGAATGCAATGCAAAAGAGAAATTCCAGACACAATTCTTCTTGTATCCCAGAGATATTTCTTAGGTCTGAGATGGCCAAGTATCACATGCCAATGGTATCCATTCCCCTACAATTTCCTGCACAGAGAGGGACATCCATTTTTTCCAGAACAGAGGGCTGATGTTTTTCTGTCCACACCATTCATCAACTAGGTGATTTGCACCAGGGCAATGAAAAGGAAACATTTGTACTGCTGTACATAGCATCTTATAGAATTACATAGACAAAAATATTCAGGTCCCTCCTTATCAAGGTGCTTATAAGTCTAGTACAGGAAGTGGGGAAACCAAGAGAGGAGGCGGCAAGAGTAGGGAGGGACACAGGCAAATGCACAGAGTTAAAGGTGGGCTGCAGTTGGGAATGAAGATTCAAGCTGAGGGCCACTCAGAGGATCTGAATGGAGGTGGACCCATAAACAAATTCAGGGAGAGAGTTCCGCACATAAGACAAAAGAGAATTCTTAGCTGGAAGAATGGAGATCTTTGGGATGTCAAAAAACAAGGGTCAAAAAGAGTGGAACAAGGCCATGGAGAACTTTAAAGAGAATAGGCAGGTTCATATTCATAGAGGGTGGGACCAGAACCTCAGCTGAAGCCAAGCTTCATGCTCAAACCCAGGAGTACACATGCTCCTCTACCCATCTCTACACAGGTCCATGCTTTCTAAGTTAGGGTAAGcagagattggtgggtttggacatcaCAATAAATCTCGGTTTATTTTTAAGTACTTTCCTTAGTTTCATAACTTAGATTCTCCAGCTCTGTGGTTCAGATCTTGAGGTCTCTGAAGAAAGTACCCAAGAATAAGTCAAGCCAGGCCTGTGTGGGTTATTTGGGTTTGGATATTTAGATCCAAGTATTTGCACAGTCCAAGTGAAGAGGGACATTTTCCAGTAGCGGTTGCGACCATACTTTCAAGGGAGGTAAGATGAGGCAACAGAACACTTCTTGACAATAAAGGCATGTAAAAAGGTACTGGTTTATTTCAAGACAGATAATGTAGTGTCCAGACACAAATCAAAATGAGTCTGATTAGCTTTCTGATTTGAACAGCTACAAAAATAGATTCTACCCGAATCTGCCAAACCACTTAACAGTTCTTCGACAAAACCCTTGCaatttccacattttaaaaaaagtttacagCAGCCACAGGGATCTAAAGTGACATATATTATTTCATTCAAGattgtaaaaaaaaccaaccacttcTAAAATAAGTCTCTATTAAACAAACAcccattttgatttttttttaaaaaaagatgtacaaaaaaaaatcagttagAGGTAACAGGATTAAAAACTCTGCACCCAAGGCAGCAATATTTATAATTTAAAACCCATCCCagcagaaatttttttttttaaaggaaagaaattGTGCAAACATCTGAAGAACTGCAAAAATGTATGCAGAGGTGTGGAGGGAAAACAGGCCAAGCAAActgttccagcctctgtgcaggCAGAGGACTCAAGAGGGGAAGAGAACTTCCAGGTGAGGCACAGCGGAGGACAAGGAGGTGAGTGGAAAAGCAAGACTCAGCCCGGCAATTTAATCTGAGGCCATGATCAGTGGATGCCTCTCCCAAGGATGGTCGACCTATAGTCAGTAGTGTTATGGCACTCTTTCCAAACTCTAGACGACATGGTGACACTGCCCAAGCACAGTCATTCTGCTGGAGGAGGGAAATGGCatagttaacaacaacaacaacccccctatattctgcgacgatatctataacaacagcaacaacattgacaataaaattctggcatcccaggtccttgggaaggactcgatgtctggataaaacaaaccagtcaataacacctgtctgactgtgtaaaataatataataataatgtttattgGCCACCCCATAATGTTTGTTCTCTGGGAACAAATGtatggggaacacacacattcaaaacaaaacaatacacagctaacacaattttttttaaagcctgggtgaacaaaaaggtaaaCCTGACCACACTATTACTTCATTACCCACTTCTAATGTATATATAAGCCTCactagtggcacagcggggaaatgcttgactaacaagcagaaggttgccggttcgaatgcctgctggtatgttccccagtctatgggaaacacctatattgggcagcagagatataggaagttgctgaaaggcatcacctcatactgcacgggaggaggcaatggtaaacccctcctgtattctaccaaaggaaaacagggctctatgggtgccaggagttgaaatcgatggcacactttacctttagaggtcAAACATGAACTGTGGACAACATGCACAGTTTCTGCTGTGCATGTATCAATCTAGCAAAAGTGTGGGTATTTAACATCCTGAAAGAGTACAGCTGTTAATAGAACTTCCTCAGGTATCTCCTTGCCCATTCTGCATTTTTGGAGACTGTCGGCATGGGCAAGAGAACACTACATTATGGTCTTCAACATGCACAACAAGTTCTGCTAAAGCATATGGTTGGGACTGGGAAATTTGCCACGTGGATTGTTGACCGTAGGCTAAGTCTGGGCCCAACTCCTTCCAGTCTCTGCTCTTTTTAGGTTGGCTTCATTCTTTGGCAATTTGCTTTCAGAAAAAAACAAGTGCTTTTTTGGTGCAGAGCTCCAGAGAGCAAGAGCAAAGCCTGCTCTTAACTAAGCCGTGACCCCCTGAGAAGGAATTAGGTCAGCCAGAAGGCTGTTATTAGGCATGTTGGTTTATGAAGTGAACTTTAGCCCAGTCCCAAGTGtagctttcttttaaaagggagaaaaattaaGGTTGTGGTAGAACCATGGAGATTAAATCCTCCTTTTGGTTCCCTGCTAGGACCTGTTTGTTTTGCAGAGGTTAATGGGAATGATAGAACTCAGAAAGATTTTAGGCGGCAGCCATCATCCATGTCAGGAACTGCAACAAGGCTGCATTCACCACAGCAAAGATGTCCCCCCAGCATTGAAGTCTTGATGATAGGCTGTTTTCTCTTAAGCTTCAAACAGCCATTTTCTTTCAAGGCTGAAATTGAGCCAACACTTTGCTTTCCTTTGCAACCACTTCATGCCACATATTCAAAAACCCAAGTGGCGCCAAAAAAAAAGCTCCGgatgtcagtagggatgtgcatgaactagtttagagg
Above is a window of Hemicordylus capensis ecotype Gifberg chromosome 2, rHemCap1.1.pri, whole genome shotgun sequence DNA encoding:
- the LOC128346764 gene encoding uncharacterized protein LOC128346764 isoform X1, with product MVFDTYMETAAIPNKKAMCPSGIDGPDCREKFHQARNEKLHPILSPQGPQYQPAISTPIQGEWTRDNPPSHLIQRASMQPSENAIYLLTVGPASQEHLYSSPANLLTTGHWSQQLPTAPSERELDFFNKELASSLPNLEMNAEEELLQICASDLLLECPVRKRPRLLPPNRKMHVEVWKKQTSPPVQESARSPVPLEYSHLVDTMPVTNPADLSTVESFYRRVTSRARQVNPPEACLSPAWGVDVRRTDKKRQKQHQQLSMKRIASSPDFKEKTKWSMNISEDGNLPPKKRYTKGCL
- the LOC128346764 gene encoding uncharacterized protein LOC128346764 isoform X2; translation: METAAIPNKKAMCPSGIDGPDCREKFHQARNEKLHPILSPQGPQYQPAISTPIQGEWTRDNPPSHLIQRASMQPSENAIYLLTVGPASQEHLYSSPANLLTTGHWSQQLPTAPSERELDFFNKELASSLPNLEMNAEEELLQICASDLLLECPVRKRPRLLPPNRKMHVEVWKKQTSPPVQESARSPVPLEYSHLVDTMPVTNPADLSTVESFYRRVTSRARQVNPPEACLSPAWGVDVRRTDKKRQKQHQQLSMKRIASSPDFKEKTKWSMNISEDGNLPPKKRYTKGCL